A genome region from Cucurbita pepo subsp. pepo cultivar mu-cu-16 chromosome LG02, ASM280686v2, whole genome shotgun sequence includes the following:
- the LOC111789053 gene encoding COBRA-like protein 4, with product MSLIVSAVFLFVIFSLGAAYDPLDPNGNITVKWDVMSWTPDGYVAVVTLNNFQMYRHIMSPGWTMGWTWAKKEVIWSMVGSQTTEQGDCSKFKGNIPHCCKKTPTVVDLMPGVPYNQQFTNCCKGGVVAAWGQDPQAAVSAFQISVGQAGTSNKTVKLPKNFTLLGPGPGYTCGPAKVVPSTTFLTPDRRRKTQALMTWNVTCTYSQFLARKNPNCCVSFSSFYNDTITSCPSCTCGCQNKNSCIKSDSKILKLVGINTPKKDNTPLLQCTHHMCPVRVHWHVKQNYKEYWRVKIAITNFNYRMNYSLWSLVVQHPNLNNVTQVFSFNYKPLVPYESINDTGMFYGTKFYNDLLMEAGPFGNVQSEVLLQKDQNTFTFKQGWAFPRKVYFNGDECMLPPPDTYPFLPNTARQRPVALSTSFALLLLFLLLAIC from the exons GCAGTTGTGACATTGAACAACTTCCAAATGTACCGGCACATAATGAGTCCCGGGTGGACGATGGGATGGACGTGGGCGAAAAAGGAAGTGATATGGTCGATGGTCGGGTCGCAAACGACCGAGCAAGGCGATTGCTCCAAGTTCAAAGGAAACATTCCTCACTGTTGTAAGAAAACCCCCACTGTTGTGGATTTGATGCCAGGAGTTCCTTACAATCAGCAGTTTACAAACTGCTGCAAAGGTGGGGTTGTGGCAGCTTGGGGACAAGACCCTCAAGCTGCTGTTTCAGCCTTTCAGATCAGTGTTGGCCAAGCAGGTACTTCAAATAAGACTGTCAAACTCCCCAAGAACTTCACTCTGCTTGGTCCCGGCCCCGGGTACACTTGTGGCCCCGCCAAGGTCGTGCCTTCCACCACCTTCCTCACGCCCGACCGCCGTCGCAAAACTCAAGCTCTGA TGACTTGGAATGTGACCTGCACTTACTCTCAGTTTTTGGCCAGAAAAAATCCTAATTGTTGTGTTTCTTTCTCATCGTTCTACAACGATACGATCACGTCTTGTCCGTCTTGCACCTGTGGTTGCCAAAACAAGAACAGCTGCATCAA GAGTGATTCTAAGATTCTTAAGCTGGTTGGAATCAATACACCAAAGAAAGACAACACCCCGTTGCTGCAGTGCACGCATCATATGTGCCCGGTTCGAGTTCACTGGCAcgtgaaacaaaattataaggaatactGGCGGGTGAAGATCGCCATCACAAACTTCAACTATCGAATGAACTATTCGCTTTGGTCTCTCGTCGTCCAGCATCCAAATCTGAACAATGTAACCCAAGTTTTCAGCTTCAACTACAAACCCCTTGTTCCCTATGAATCAATCA ATGACACGGGAATGTTCTACGGGACGAAGTTTTACAACGACCTTCTGATGGAAGCAGGGCCATTTGGGAATGTACAATCAGAGGTATTGCTGCAAAAGGATCAGAACACCTTCACCTTTAAGCAGGGATGGGCATTCCCTCGGAAAGTTTACTTCAATGGCGACGAGTGCATGCTTCCACCACCGGATACATACCCGTTCCTGCCAAACACTGCCCGCCAAAGGCCCGTCGCCCTCTCAACATCATTTGCTTTGCTGCTGCTCTTCCTGCTGCTAGCTATTTGTTGA